From Aptenodytes patagonicus chromosome 1, bAptPat1.pri.cur, whole genome shotgun sequence, one genomic window encodes:
- the CCDC77 gene encoding coiled-coil domain-containing protein 77 — translation MSATDCSAGTSPRSRRLATPRVSSRYASSQSPSQEDFTPLPSISERLAFLRPSRELLEYYRKKVADFDEEHEDLVKRLERYKETYDEQHKLQWEVRQREEEIAELQKALSDMQVYLFQEREHVLRLYSENDRLKIRELEDRKKIQHLLALVGTDKGEITYFHKEPPHKVTVLQRPAKSRESHERNDTSRTGTKRSTSKPAAKGEKPESPERYQRDNQTLLLQVEALQAQIEEQTKLSKEQVEALLEDRRIHMEEAQVQHQRDQDKIKTITDKLRKTQNLLYESTRDFLQLKFDARANEKAWMAEKDSLLRKLDKDLDQLIISREPGREKQQRDTRKMLRADDGAWKLHSREIKSLQEQLVQEQRLSNMYREQCVTLEGELARIREEGDVGRELFKERSEKMRKRLKLMTQRYEALEKRRNMEVEGFKNDIKQLQQKLKDVEKQLFKVTLNIGPDQDLAILHEVRQGNRLTRKIQGELKNLKAKIYGLENELRVC, via the exons GCTGGCAACCCCCCGTGTCTCATCCAGATATGCTAGTTCTCAATCTCCGAGTCAGGAGGACTTTACTCCTCTCCCTTCAATCAGTGAGCGCTTGGCCTTTCTCCGTCCCTCCCGGGAGCTGCTGGAATACTACCGCAAGAAGGTCGCTGACTTTGACGAGGAACATGAGGATTTGGTAAAAAGGCTGGAGAGATACAAAGAAACGTATGATGAGCAG CACAAATTGCAATGGGAAGTACGTCAGCGAGAAGAGGAGATTGCAGAGTTGCAAAAGGCTTTGAGTGATATGCAAGTCTACCTCTTCCAGGAGAGGGAACACGTCCTTCGTCTTTACTCAGAGAATGACCGGCTGAAAATCAG GGAACTGGaggatagaaaaaaaattcaacatcttCTGGCTTTAGTGGGAACAGACAAAGGGGAAATTACATATTTTCACAAGGAGCCTCCACATAAG GTTACTGTTCTGCAAAGACCAGCTAAATCCAGAGAGTCACATGAACGAAATGATACTTCTAGAACAG GCACCAAGAGGAGCActtcaaaaccagcagcaaaaggAGAGAAACCAGAAAGTCCTGAGAGATACCAGAGAGATAATCAGACACTTCTACTTCAG GTGGAGGCCCTGCAAGCTCAGATAGAAGAACAGACAAAATTATCCAAGGAACAGGTTGAGGCACTACTAGAGGACAGGCGGATTCACATGGAGGAAGCCCAGGTCCAGCATCAGCGGGACCAGGACAAGATCAAAACTATAACAGATAA ACTCCGTAAGACCCAAAATCTCTTATATGAGAGTACCCGTGACTTTCTCCAGCTCAAGTTTGATGCCCGAGCCAATGAGAAAGCATGGATGGCAGAGAAGGACAGTCTGTTGAGGAAACTTGACAAAGATCTGGACCAGCTTATTATCAGCAGGGAGCcaggaagagagaagcagcagagagataCCAGGAAGATGCTTCGAGCAGATGATGGAGCTTGGAAACTCcacagcagagaaataaag TCACTGCAAGAACAGCTAGTGCAGGAACAGCGCCTATCAAACATGTATAGAGAGCAGTGTGTCACCCTGGAAGGTGAGCTGGCTAGGATTCGTGAGGAGGGAGATGTTGGCAGAGAACTCTTTAAG GAACGCTCAGAAAAGATGAGGAAGCGCCTGAAGCTGATGACGCAGCGATACGAGGCCTTGGAAAAACGTCGTAATATGGAAGTGGAAGGCTTCAAGAATGACATTAAACAGCTTCAGCAGAAGCTGAAAGATGTAGAGAAGCAGCTTTTTAAG gtGACTCTGAATATTGGACCAGACCAGGATCTTGCGATTCTACATGAGGTCCGCCAAGGAAACAGACTAACCCGTAAAATTCAAGGAGAACTaaaaaacttaaaagcaaaaatctaTGGCTTAGAGAATGAACTACGGGTCTGCTGA